The genomic region CTTCCTCGCCATGGCGACCCCGTTCGATGAACCATCGGTCGACGTTATCGAGTCCCAGAACATCGACATCATCAAGATCGCCAGCTGCTCTTTCACTGACTGGCCGTTGCTGGAACGCATAGCCAAAGCAGACAAACCGATTATCGCTTCCACAGCCGGTGCCGATCTGGAAGATATCGACCGGGTGCTGAGCTATTTCGAGCACCGTGGCAAATTCATCAGCCTGATGCACTGCGTCGGCGAATATCCGACCTTGCAGGCGCATCTCCAGTTGAATCAGATTGATTTGCTCAGGGCGCGCTATCCAAACGTATCAATTGGTTATTCGACCCACGAATCGCCTGATAACTGTGAAGCTATCCAGATGGCTATTGCCAAGGGTGCCGTCATTTTCGAAAAACATGTAGGCGTTCCGACCGAACAATTGCCGCTGAATAATTATTCGGCAACACCCCAACAAATAGTGGCCTGGCTGCGATCTGCTCAGCGCGCTTATGAAATGTGCGGTCTGCCGGATAGCGTACGGGTCGAGGCCACGGATGCCGAAATGGCGAGTCTACGCTCCCTGCGTCGCGGCATCTTTGCCAAGCATCCGATAAAGGCAGGGGAGGCTGTCACCGATTCCGATGTATTTATGGCTTTTCCTCCACAGGAAAATCAGGTCACTGCGAATGACTGGTCGAAATTCGCCAAATTTGTAGCTACTCAGGAAATTCCGGCGAATACCGCGCTCACGGATGCGAATGTCCATTGTAACGACACTCGGCAGAAAATCGCCGAGATCGTTCAACGGGTCAAGATTTTACTGCTGGAAGGCCATGTTATCGTGCCCGGCAATACCGATCTGGAAATCTCCCATCATTATGGCCTGGAACAATTCGACGAATACGGTTTGGCATTGATTACGGTGGTGAACAGGGAATACTGCAAAAAGCTGATCGTCATGTTGCCTGGCCAAACCCATCCTGAACAGTATCATCTGAAAAAGGAAGAGACTTTCCACATCCTGCACGGCGAGATACATATTGCTCTGGATGGCCAGGAAAGAACCTATAATCCCGGCGAGGTGGTAATGGTTGACCGGGGCGTACGCCATATGTTCTTCAGCCCCGGAGGCGCAGTATTCGAGGAAATATCTTCAACGCATCATCAGGATGATTCCTATTACACGGACGAGGCGATTCAGGCCAATAAAAACCGCAAGACTTTATTACCCCACTGGATGAAATAATGAGCAATCTGGTTCGTGTCGCCGATTACATCATGACGCGTCTTGCCGCTGAAGGCGTGAAACATGTTTTTGTACTACCCGGCGGGGGGGCCATGTATCTAGTGGATGCACTCGGGCTCAATCCGGATATGGATTACGTGCCGAATCATCACGAGCAGGCCTGTTCGATTGCGGCTGAAGCCTATGCCCGCGTCAACGAAAACCTGGGCGTAGCACTGGTGACCACTGGACCAGGCGCTACCAATGCGATAACCGGCGTAGTCGGTGCGTGGATAGAATCGGTTCCGATGATGGTCATATCCGGCCAGGTCAAGCGCACAGATATGCTGGGCGACAGTGGCGTTCGGCAAATGGGCCCGCAGGAAGTTGATATCGTTTCAATCGTGAAATCCGTTACCAAATATGCGGTTACCCTGGACGACCCTTTGCAGGTACGTTATCACCTCGAAAAGGCATTGACGCTGGCGCGAGACGGACGGCAAGGTCCGGTCTGGCTTGATGTGCCACTGGATGTACAGGCGAGCCAAATCGATCCGGACGCATTAACGGGCTATACGCCTGAATCGCAGAGCTCGCCGTTACAGCCTGGCGATCTTCAGATTAAGCAGATACTTGATTTGCTGAATCATGCCGAGCGTCCCTTGATTCTTGCCGGCCATGGCATTCGCCTCTCAGGCGCAGCCGATAAATTCAGACGCCTGTACGAAACATTGGACATTCCGGTGGTAACGACATGGAACGCCATGGATCTGATCCCCCATGCGCACCCGTTATGTGTCGGTAAACCGGGTGTCGTGGCATTGCGTGCCCCCAATTTTGCCGTGCAGAATTGTGACCTGCTGATCGCTATCGGCTGCCGGCTCGACAACGTGGTGACGGCCTATAGTCCGCAAAACTTCGCCCGCGCGGCAAAAAAGGTGGTGATTGACATCGATGCCAGCGAGTTGACAAAACTCGATATGCCCATTGACGTGCGCATGCAGGCAGACGCAGGACGCACTATCGATGCCTTGCTGACACACGCATTGGATCTTCAGTGCAAACGTACGGATTGGCTGGCGCGGTGCCGGTCATGGAAACAGCGCTACCCTGTCATGGATGGCGCGCCGTTTCCGACGACAGGCCCGATCAGCCATTATCAGCTCAGCGATATGTTATCGGATGAAATCGCCGAGGGCACCCTGATTGTCACAGGCAGCTCGGGGTTGGGTGTCGAAGCG from Sulfuriferula sp. AH1 harbors:
- a CDS encoding N-acetylneuraminate synthase family protein, with amino-acid sequence MPTTIPTPLFVLEMANNHMGDVTHGLAIIRAFGEICREFPFKFAFKLQYRDLDTFIHPAAKERDDIKYVKRFAETRLNRQDFDLLVAEMRSCGFLAMATPFDEPSVDVIESQNIDIIKIASCSFTDWPLLERIAKADKPIIASTAGADLEDIDRVLSYFEHRGKFISLMHCVGEYPTLQAHLQLNQIDLLRARYPNVSIGYSTHESPDNCEAIQMAIAKGAVIFEKHVGVPTEQLPLNNYSATPQQIVAWLRSAQRAYEMCGLPDSVRVEATDAEMASLRSLRRGIFAKHPIKAGEAVTDSDVFMAFPPQENQVTANDWSKFAKFVATQEIPANTALTDANVHCNDTRQKIAEIVQRVKILLLEGHVIVPGNTDLEISHHYGLEQFDEYGLALITVVNREYCKKLIVMLPGQTHPEQYHLKKEETFHILHGEIHIALDGQERTYNPGEVVMVDRGVRHMFFSPGGAVFEEISSTHHQDDSYYTDEAIQANKNRKTLLPHWMK
- a CDS encoding thiamine pyrophosphate-binding protein encodes the protein MSNLVRVADYIMTRLAAEGVKHVFVLPGGGAMYLVDALGLNPDMDYVPNHHEQACSIAAEAYARVNENLGVALVTTGPGATNAITGVVGAWIESVPMMVISGQVKRTDMLGDSGVRQMGPQEVDIVSIVKSVTKYAVTLDDPLQVRYHLEKALTLARDGRQGPVWLDVPLDVQASQIDPDALTGYTPESQSSPLQPGDLQIKQILDLLNHAERPLILAGHGIRLSGAADKFRRLYETLDIPVVTTWNAMDLIPHAHPLCVGKPGVVALRAPNFAVQNCDLLIAIGCRLDNVVTAYSPQNFARAAKKVVIDIDASELTKLDMPIDVRMQADAGRTIDALLTHALDLQCKRTDWLARCRSWKQRYPVMDGAPFPTTGPISHYQLSDMLSDEIAEGTLIVTGSSGLGVEAFYTAFRNKPGQRVFLTSGLGSMGYGLPAAIGACLAAGKKRMVAVESDGSLQLNIQELATLRGLDLPIIMFLMNNQGYASIRNTQRNYFQGRYVATGPEGNLTLPDLQDVAHAYGIPSMRIDDIADLQAGVRKALNQPGPFICEIMLMPNEILWPKVAAMPQADGTMISMPLEDMSPLLPLAQLQQEMLIPLHPASLSVKR